A window of the Helianthus annuus cultivar XRQ/B chromosome 4, HanXRQr2.0-SUNRISE, whole genome shotgun sequence genome harbors these coding sequences:
- the LOC110934112 gene encoding uncharacterized protein LOC110934112: METEDDSWEIQNRSRRGKGAATVGFNPGATKFFVTNIPQGCRPWDLANVFRDFGVIAGAFIAKKKDKDGRIFGFVSFKDVRDVEELKNNISKVKLGGNKLMINVALFAKESGAPRSDVVNGGKSKVANAGHVRVQAGFPKVSGSNPVKKGVSFLDILTNKSYSDWNEDAVVVDPSIFSLSNLSGKAVVGRMLGFDELRFLNSPLKVAGFEGASLQYLGGLSVLISFEDGDVTKRLLEAKEVWIRWFSALSPWLGQSLPFERLAWINIRGVPPHFVSRRVFNMIGSRYGKVVQPSQFLETNGDLTFDRLGILIDTGNKINGVLNPKLVG; this comes from the coding sequence ATGGAAACAGAGGATGATTCATGGGAGATACAGAACAGAAGTCGTAGAGGTAAAGGGGCGGCTACTGTCGGTTTCAATCCAGGGGCCACCAAATTTTTCGTGACCAATATCCCTCAAGGCTGCCGTCCGTGGGATTTGGCCAATGTGTTTAGAGATTTCGGGGTGATTGCGGGTGCGTTTATTGCCAAGAAGAAAGATAAGGACGGTAGGATATTTGGATTTGTCAGCTTCAAAGATGTTAGGGATGTGGAAGAGCTGAAGAACAACATTTCTAAAGTTAAATTGGGGGGCAATAAGTTGATGATTAATGTGGCTTTATTTGCGAAAGAGAGCGGGGCTCCCAGGTCTGATGTAGTGAATGGGGGGAAATCTAAGGTGGCGAATGCTGGGCATGTGAGAGTTCAGGCGGGATTTCCTAAGGTTAGTGGATCAAACCCAGTCAAGAAGGGGGTCTCGTTTCTGGATATCCTTACTAATAAATCCTATTCGGATTGGAACGAGGATGCGGTGGTCGTTGATCCGTCTATTTTTTCCCTGTCAAACCTTTCCGGGAAAGCTGTGGTTGGCCGTATGCTAGGTTTCGATGAATTAAGGTTTCTCAATTCGCCTCTAAAGGTAGCGGGTTTTGAAGGTGCTTCGCTTCAGTATTTAGGTGGGCTGTCAGTATTAATTTCGTTTGAGGATGGGGATGTTACAAAAAGACTGTTAGAGGCGAAAGAGGTCTGGATTCGTTGGTTCTCTGCGTTATCCCCGTGGTTAGGACAGTCCTTGCCTTTCGAACGGCTGGCATGGATCAACATTCGCGGTGTACCACCTCATTTTGTCTCGAGAAGGGTCTTCAATATGATCGGTAGTAGGTATGGCAAGGTGGTTCAACCTTCTCAGTTCCTCGAAACAAACGGGGATCTCACGTTTGATCGTCTGGGGATTTTAATTGACACGGGTAATAAAATTAATGGGGTCCTTAACCCTAAGTTGGTAGGATAA